The Enterococcus sp. 7F3_DIV0205 genome has a window encoding:
- a CDS encoding Cof-type HAD-IIB family hydrolase — MNVKAIVLDIDGTLLNDEKKLTIATKEALIEAQKNGIKVILASGRPTPGMLKHVDELEMAKYNGMIVSYNGAHVLDVSTQEELFSQPLSIEHSKNILEHLKQFDVKPMIAKDDYMYVNNVFDGILDLEFANGSFNIIEYEARGGNFQLCEKKDLAEFVDFPLHKILIAAQPEYLQENWQKILAPFEQSVSGVFSAPMYFEFTDKGIDKANALAQTLQPLGIDKEHIVSFGDGHNDLSLIQYAGMGIAMGNAVDELKSAADKITLSNNEDGIAKALAELL; from the coding sequence ATGAATGTAAAAGCAATTGTTTTAGATATCGATGGAACACTTTTAAATGATGAAAAAAAATTGACCATTGCCACAAAAGAAGCCTTGATCGAAGCTCAAAAAAATGGCATCAAAGTCATTCTTGCTTCTGGCAGACCAACTCCAGGTATGTTGAAACATGTCGATGAATTAGAAATGGCAAAATATAACGGAATGATCGTCTCTTACAACGGAGCTCATGTACTGGATGTCAGCACTCAAGAAGAGCTATTCAGTCAGCCACTTTCTATTGAACATAGTAAAAATATATTGGAACATCTTAAACAGTTTGATGTGAAGCCGATGATCGCTAAAGATGATTATATGTATGTCAATAACGTTTTTGACGGTATTCTAGATCTAGAATTTGCAAATGGATCATTTAATATTATCGAATATGAAGCTCGCGGCGGAAACTTCCAATTGTGCGAAAAAAAAGATTTAGCAGAATTCGTTGATTTTCCATTGCATAAAATTCTTATTGCCGCTCAACCTGAGTACTTACAAGAAAATTGGCAAAAAATTCTTGCTCCTTTTGAACAATCTGTCAGCGGTGTTTTCTCCGCCCCAATGTATTTTGAATTTACAGATAAAGGAATCGATAAAGCAAATGCCTTGGCGCAAACGTTGCAACCATTAGGAATCGATAAAGAACATATTGTATCATTTGGCGATGGTCATAACGACCTATCTTTGATTCAATACGCTGGAATGGGGATCGCCATGGGCAATGCCGTTGATGAGTTAAAAAGTGCAGCTGATAAAATCACGTTGTCCAATAACGAAGATGGAATCGCTAAAGCATTAGCCGAATTACTATAA
- a CDS encoding zinc ribbon domain-containing protein — MKYCIQCGKEIKNEAKFCPACGKNQIQVTTEAMTVESVLEKGVQLQSNLNEQLKNNQTVQQLTKESKNYFSWLNTQIRGKNKQSIPMFGVVNFLLLIVLNSLAVSRSILSISGHTDETPLSLFIESLLMMGIYYFIFVLVYFFMVNKLFQTKIVFTEAFDALFSPASLTVYISLFAVLLSFMPGEYSYMFVIGLVFLSALLISFSFAESLWHRSDVIGRFGLTLFVLYLSLNVVFFLFNLLGGSKVLNIFIELLS; from the coding sequence ATGAAATATTGTATTCAGTGTGGCAAAGAAATAAAGAATGAGGCAAAATTCTGTCCAGCATGTGGTAAAAATCAAATTCAAGTAACAACAGAGGCAATGACAGTAGAATCAGTTCTAGAAAAAGGAGTGCAACTTCAATCAAATTTGAATGAACAACTGAAAAATAATCAAACTGTTCAGCAACTAACCAAAGAAAGTAAAAATTATTTTAGTTGGCTAAATACTCAAATCAGAGGAAAGAATAAACAAAGCATCCCGATGTTCGGAGTTGTTAATTTTCTGTTATTGATTGTTTTGAATAGTTTAGCCGTCAGTCGAAGTATTTTAAGCATAAGTGGACATACGGATGAAACACCATTGTCATTGTTTATAGAAAGTTTACTGATGATGGGGATTTATTATTTCATTTTTGTTTTAGTATATTTTTTCATGGTAAACAAATTATTTCAGACGAAAATAGTTTTTACAGAGGCATTCGACGCTCTTTTTAGTCCAGCTAGTTTGACGGTTTATATTAGCTTATTTGCGGTTTTGCTGTCTTTTATGCCAGGTGAATATTCATATATGTTTGTGATAGGGTTAGTGTTTCTATCAGCATTGTTGATTAGCTTTTCGTTTGCAGAAAGTTTATGGCATAGAAGTGATGTTATTGGTCGCTTTGGTTTGACTCTTTTTGTTTTGTATCTATCTTTAAACGTTGTTTTCTTCCTATTTAACCTATTAGGTGGATCAAAAGTGCTCAATATTTTTATAGAACTTCTTTCTTAG
- a CDS encoding VOC family protein: MSTMVFVNFPVSDVKRSTEFYEKLGFKKNEEFSNEETSSMVWDDNFWIMLLNHDFYSKFIKDKKIADAKSTSGVLVAFSLESADAVKKFAETAKANGGDFYKVDMGIPEDMMFGLEVQDPDGNSLEPTWMKM; encoded by the coding sequence ATGTCAACAATGGTATTTGTGAATTTTCCAGTCAGTGATGTGAAACGTTCTACAGAGTTTTATGAAAAATTAGGGTTTAAAAAGAATGAAGAATTTTCTAATGAAGAAACAAGCTCAATGGTTTGGGACGATAATTTCTGGATTATGTTATTGAATCATGATTTCTACAGTAAATTTATCAAAGACAAAAAAATTGCGGATGCAAAATCTACTAGCGGTGTTTTGGTGGCTTTCAGTCTAGAAAGTGCTGATGCTGTGAAGAAATTTGCTGAAACAGCTAAAGCAAATGGCGGCGATTTTTATAAAGTTGATATGGGAATTCCAGAAGATATGATGTTTGGACTTGAAGTGCAAGATCCAGATGGAAATTCTTTGGAACCGACTTGGATGAAGATGTAA
- a CDS encoding MFS transporter — MSKNPTLFGPTKWKKNFYLFLTGQFLSGITSMAVQYSIIWYLTKTTGSATILSFAMLLGMLPMVLLSPFAGPLIDRWNKKLLLIVTDIVVAIFALILSIVGTISADFPLWLVFVSLLVRSIAQTFQMPTIQSILPTMVPEDELTKVNGQFSMVQSANFIIAPALGAVLYSMIPMNFLILLDVLGAVFGVGLLMFVMIPKIASEGEAIHLFEDTKFGFKKLFENKGLWYITIVGAIFMLLFMPAASLYPLMTMNYFNGTVGQAGLVEVIYSVGMLIGGAVIGIFGNWKNRMNLIFFAYAVIGVTIGLSGLLPATSKGFLYFVLLNAIAGFATPYFNTLLMAMIQQSYEPNVLGRVLGVLNSLLSITGPVGLLFAGPLADKIGVEKMFVIAGVGAIVCGVINFMIPVARNYDKELQKRLVEEKELELEKLKNEEF; from the coding sequence ATGTCTAAAAATCCAACTTTATTTGGGCCTACGAAATGGAAAAAAAACTTTTACTTGTTTTTAACAGGACAGTTTTTATCAGGCATCACAAGCATGGCGGTACAATATTCCATTATCTGGTATTTGACAAAGACAACTGGTTCTGCCACTATTTTGAGTTTTGCGATGCTTTTAGGGATGTTGCCGATGGTATTATTAAGCCCATTTGCAGGACCGTTGATTGACCGTTGGAATAAAAAGTTGTTACTGATCGTGACGGATATTGTTGTTGCGATTTTTGCACTGATCTTATCAATCGTTGGAACGATTTCTGCAGATTTTCCTCTGTGGCTCGTCTTTGTCTCGTTATTAGTTCGTTCGATTGCCCAAACGTTTCAAATGCCGACGATCCAATCGATATTACCTACGATGGTGCCAGAAGATGAGTTGACGAAGGTCAATGGACAATTCAGCATGGTGCAATCGGCGAACTTTATCATTGCGCCAGCATTAGGTGCAGTATTGTATTCAATGATTCCAATGAATTTCCTGATTTTGCTTGATGTTCTTGGTGCTGTCTTTGGGGTTGGTTTATTGATGTTTGTCATGATTCCAAAAATCGCTTCAGAAGGGGAGGCTATCCACCTTTTCGAAGATACTAAATTTGGGTTTAAAAAATTATTTGAAAATAAAGGTCTTTGGTATATCACGATCGTTGGAGCGATTTTTATGTTATTATTTATGCCAGCTGCAAGTTTGTATCCTTTGATGACAATGAATTATTTTAATGGAACTGTGGGGCAAGCTGGTTTGGTAGAAGTGATCTATTCAGTAGGAATGCTGATTGGTGGGGCTGTTATCGGGATTTTTGGAAATTGGAAAAATCGGATGAACTTGATCTTTTTTGCTTATGCTGTGATTGGTGTAACGATTGGCTTGAGCGGATTATTACCAGCAACGAGTAAAGGCTTTCTCTATTTTGTCCTCTTAAATGCGATTGCAGGTTTTGCAACTCCCTATTTTAATACCTTATTGATGGCGATGATCCAGCAAAGCTATGAGCCGAATGTACTTGGACGTGTATTAGGCGTGTTGAATTCATTGCTAAGTATTACAGGACCTGTAGGCTTACTTTTTGCAGGACCTTTAGCGGATAAAATCGGTGTTGAAAAGATGTTTGTGATAGCAGGAGTTGGTGCGATTGTCTGCGGCGTGATCAATTTTATGATACCAGTTGCGAGAAATTATGATAAGGAATTGCAGAAAAGATTGGTGGAAGAAAAAGAACTCGAACTAGAAAAGTTGAAAAATGAAGAGTTTTAG
- a CDS encoding zinc ribbon domain-containing protein has translation MKSCKSCHHENEEAALFCENCGEQLEIAQNDTLETEVNPKTVDQNSCSCGAQLGEEDRFCPTCGKAISQESKTKAENSQTSNVKTPMNKKQKILLSLAIVFLCIIFGSYFAAKNYYSQENQLKRMVAVVKNKDISQMEKLTVSADPNYNITKEELKKYFDYYGRNEHKAAFSTLITQLSDNTNQTRALTLTKKGKKFLMFDEYLWELKPSYITITANQKGMILFLDNQEKETTDKQQFQTVWGPLTPAEYTIKGELAGEKSETTVDLVQSQNSGTDQMSEVSLDFRKISFKLRSNISDAEVFLNDKKVGVLSAGEYEVKDKIWQQGMTVQLKKTLEDKSVIMTKQQVIDDSSFEASRYDSKFSIVNSDFSGIQEKSDVEFFLNGFYSDVSNFTGTYATYDETTKQKFSSYFKEGKDNAEYQDFDTFIQSVRDSKIKSSVNGSPTVESVKMIGKNTYDVRYLIKYKTIYKDYKQKDVTQIFRYQKATLVYNEEEKKFTIQSLGGKENFEVVDNGGIE, from the coding sequence ATGAAGAGTTGTAAATCATGTCATCATGAAAATGAAGAAGCAGCACTATTTTGTGAAAATTGCGGTGAGCAACTGGAAATTGCTCAGAACGATACACTAGAAACAGAAGTCAATCCTAAAACAGTTGACCAAAATAGCTGTTCCTGCGGGGCACAATTAGGGGAAGAGGATCGATTCTGTCCAACTTGTGGGAAAGCCATATCACAAGAAAGTAAAACCAAAGCTGAGAATAGTCAGACTAGTAATGTCAAAACACCCATGAACAAAAAACAAAAAATTTTACTCAGTCTAGCTATAGTTTTTCTATGTATCATTTTTGGCTCGTACTTTGCCGCGAAAAATTATTACAGTCAAGAAAATCAACTAAAACGAATGGTAGCCGTCGTTAAGAACAAAGATATAAGTCAGATGGAAAAATTGACGGTTTCAGCCGATCCCAATTATAATATAACCAAAGAAGAACTAAAAAAGTATTTCGATTATTATGGGCGTAACGAGCATAAAGCAGCCTTTTCCACACTGATTACTCAGCTAAGCGATAACACGAATCAAACAAGAGCATTAACATTAACAAAAAAAGGGAAAAAATTTCTGATGTTTGATGAGTACCTTTGGGAGTTAAAGCCTAGCTATATCACAATCACAGCTAATCAAAAAGGCATGATACTATTTTTGGATAATCAAGAAAAGGAAACAACCGATAAACAGCAGTTTCAAACTGTTTGGGGACCGTTGACCCCCGCTGAATATACGATCAAAGGTGAGTTAGCAGGGGAAAAAAGCGAAACAACCGTTGATTTAGTACAATCTCAAAATTCTGGAACAGATCAAATGAGTGAAGTAAGTTTAGACTTCCGTAAAATTTCATTTAAGTTGCGCTCGAACATTTCTGACGCTGAAGTTTTTCTCAATGATAAAAAAGTCGGCGTATTATCTGCTGGAGAATATGAAGTAAAAGACAAGATATGGCAACAAGGAATGACCGTTCAACTGAAAAAGACATTAGAAGATAAAAGTGTTATCATGACAAAACAGCAAGTAATTGATGATTCTTCTTTTGAAGCAAGTCGTTACGATTCCAAATTTTCGATTGTTAATTCTGATTTTTCCGGTATACAAGAAAAATCAGATGTTGAATTTTTTTTAAACGGTTTTTATTCAGATGTCTCCAACTTCACAGGAACGTATGCAACGTATGATGAAACTACAAAACAAAAATTTTCAAGTTATTTTAAAGAAGGGAAAGACAACGCAGAGTATCAAGATTTTGATACGTTCATTCAATCTGTTCGAGATAGCAAAATCAAAAGTTCAGTAAATGGTTCTCCCACAGTAGAATCGGTTAAAATGATAGGTAAAAATACTTATGATGTTCGTTACTTGATCAAATACAAAACAATTTATAAAGACTACAAACAAAAAGATGTAACACAAATTTTCCGTTATCAAAAGGCAACACTTGTTTATAATGAAGAAGAAAAGAAGTTCACTATTCAAAGCTTAGGCGGCAAAGAGAATTTTGAAGTAGTGGATAATGGAGGAATCGAATAA
- a CDS encoding MurR/RpiR family transcriptional regulator has protein sequence MNLILKLKNLDKLTTSETALVNYILDFPEKVIHFSPKELAEHSFVSISTIYRLINKLDLDGLNDLKLALVNYLNEHTTEQIIDVDYPISAEDNHYAMTKKLKAVYEQTLQSTIDANTVEMMALASSLLEKSDFIDIYASSANIYFAQNFQFQMQEVGKRINVPIDDYMQNLAAANSTSDHLSIVVSYGGRGSSVKKILKTLTNNKSKILLITSKNNPLLTEKVDGILLFSSLENHYNKISSFSTRTSLMYLFDRLYLSFFNQDYEKNLAYKLENYQKMNPDLI, from the coding sequence ATGAATTTAATCCTTAAATTGAAAAATTTAGACAAACTTACCACAAGTGAAACAGCTCTTGTCAATTATATACTTGATTTTCCAGAAAAAGTGATTCATTTCTCGCCGAAAGAACTGGCAGAGCATTCTTTTGTATCTATTTCAACGATATACCGTTTGATCAACAAGCTGGATCTTGATGGATTGAATGATCTTAAACTAGCCTTAGTCAATTATTTAAACGAACATACTACAGAACAAATCATTGATGTTGATTACCCGATTTCTGCAGAAGATAATCATTATGCAATGACAAAAAAATTAAAGGCCGTCTATGAACAAACGTTACAATCAACGATCGATGCAAATACGGTTGAAATGATGGCTCTTGCTAGCAGCCTTCTTGAGAAGTCAGATTTTATCGATATCTATGCCTCTTCTGCGAATATTTATTTTGCACAGAATTTTCAATTTCAAATGCAAGAAGTTGGAAAAAGGATCAATGTTCCTATCGACGATTACATGCAAAACTTAGCAGCCGCAAACAGCACGTCTGATCACCTCTCTATTGTGGTTTCTTACGGTGGTCGTGGCTCTAGTGTTAAAAAAATTTTGAAGACTTTAACAAATAATAAGAGTAAAATTTTGTTGATTACATCAAAGAACAATCCGCTTCTTACTGAAAAAGTAGATGGTATTCTGCTATTTTCTTCGTTAGAAAATCACTACAATAAAATTTCTTCCTTTTCAACACGGACATCTTTGATGTATCTCTTTGATCGATTATATCTTAGTTTTTTTAATCAGGATTATGAAAAAAATTTAGCGTATAAATTAGAAAACTATCAAAAGATGAATCCGGATTTGATTTAA
- a CDS encoding glycoside hydrolase family 3 protein, which translates to MIISAILILLVIFGISLAVILLFGQKETIQQESTATSSTRTVNTISSSPKENGENPVKNQEKVINEMIASMSVEEKVGQLFLARVPAEEQLENIQEYHLGGYLLFGRDVETETPNSLKKKIKDYQSTSKIPLFIASDEEGGTVSRLSRGTDLVPEVFKSPQEIYQESGWTGIRSDIQKKAEILHSYGIQSGLFPDADVATDPQAFIYDRTLGLDAKQTSEYVKISVEELKKQKITSTLKHFPGYGNNRDSHVEIVYDTRSLDELRSNDFLPFKAGIAAGADSILVSHNIITSIDGAMPASISRPVHDILRNELGFQNVIMTDDMDMAGLADFISQEEAGLAALKAGNDMILSSSFQEQIPYVLQGIERGEYTEEALNQSVYRVLKMKNDVGLINW; encoded by the coding sequence ATGATTATCAGTGCAATTCTTATTTTACTAGTGATTTTTGGTATTAGTTTAGCGGTGATTTTGTTGTTTGGTCAAAAAGAAACAATACAACAGGAAAGTACAGCGACATCAAGTACAAGAACGGTAAATACGATATCAAGTTCACCAAAAGAAAATGGAGAAAATCCAGTAAAGAATCAAGAAAAAGTAATCAATGAAATGATTGCTTCAATGAGTGTGGAAGAAAAAGTTGGACAATTATTTTTGGCTCGAGTGCCAGCTGAGGAACAACTAGAAAATATTCAAGAGTATCATTTAGGCGGTTATCTGTTATTCGGTCGTGATGTCGAGACGGAAACACCAAATTCACTGAAGAAAAAAATAAAAGACTATCAATCTACAAGTAAAATTCCTTTATTTATCGCTTCAGATGAAGAAGGTGGTACTGTTTCACGTTTGAGTAGAGGGACAGATTTAGTGCCAGAGGTATTCAAGTCGCCACAAGAAATCTATCAAGAATCGGGTTGGACTGGGATTCGTTCAGATATTCAAAAGAAAGCTGAAATTCTACATTCATATGGGATTCAAAGTGGATTATTTCCAGATGCAGATGTTGCAACAGATCCGCAGGCGTTTATCTATGATCGAACATTAGGACTTGACGCAAAGCAAACAAGTGAATATGTGAAAATCAGCGTAGAGGAATTGAAAAAACAAAAAATTACGTCAACATTGAAACATTTCCCAGGCTATGGAAATAACCGTGATTCCCATGTGGAAATCGTTTATGATACTCGTAGTTTAGATGAGTTAAGAAGTAATGATTTTTTACCGTTTAAAGCGGGAATTGCAGCAGGGGCAGATAGTATTTTAGTTTCGCACAACATTATTACGAGTATTGACGGAGCAATGCCGGCTTCGATTTCTCGACCAGTCCATGACATTTTACGAAACGAATTAGGGTTCCAAAATGTGATTATGACGGATGATATGGATATGGCAGGACTTGCCGATTTTATTTCTCAAGAAGAAGCAGGACTTGCAGCATTAAAAGCAGGCAATGATATGATTTTATCTTCCTCCTTCCAAGAACAGATTCCATATGTTCTACAAGGAATTGAGCGAGGCGAGTATACAGAGGAGGCATTGAATCAATCGGTTTATCGAGTATTAAAAATGAAAAATGACGTGGGGTTAATAAATTGGTAG